One region of Pogona vitticeps strain Pit_001003342236 chromosome 1, PviZW2.1, whole genome shotgun sequence genomic DNA includes:
- the LOC144587084 gene encoding uncharacterized protein LOC144587084 — translation MSAKKGPFRRCSACSGKLPFQDHHSLCLFCLGETHSPATCKHCKEFTKATLKSRQQRLKYFLWNRTLSASQPSDMESVQSVSTVRSEVTLVSSSPPSTSKEVSKKSSKGKSKKLPAGKKSSSEVPSSSSSAPTKKGSSKPAPKAKAKTKEITLVVPPVSASVPSPFLEESSRDRDSVSDLGAPIPPRQPPPVDLGKSPTVSQLDKLVAGAESVPLSPILTGRTTRSPSLLSESGRSVSPRPPRGRPTQPIEEPVPRRPASHSAADEPLPKKPRRRHKHRRGHRRRRDSSPSDSDYSRGRKRSHRRRRRRDSSTESSSTSRERRHRRKRTKYSYSSSSRSRSPRRSPLPKRPVDKGSEKPSAPKDAPIVPPDAPLQPQDGIPPCPKTAPSGSGIPPPPSSYPSEEDHAKEDSSDVEDDNESEVSLDVPIPGEPLPPEAANLKPSSPSEDFSSYTQMVARMAQALKLAVEQSPRREENLIFGDIEAERTHPVSLSFIPELMDLIKEFWEHPANATTISKRTENLYRIHGENTSFLLMHPAPNSLIVESSSTKTPAKGHPTPTNKEGRKLEILARRMYSMTTFTLRAVNYLVAMGAYQKQLWSRVLPALQTAPEDIRQLCLDTHAEALTVSKYQRLAARHVAEATSKNFASLITLRRHAWLRSANIVEDIKTRVENLPFDASGLFSQNTDDNLESLHKSKKTAKSYSVQPQTKQFKPQWRPKYTSPSYQQPSTSTYRSYGGTSSQRPPQAPSSSSVAFRPQPPRRKQSFKTSARKQKQYL, via the coding sequence atgtcagcgaaaaagggacctttccgccgctgttctgcttgctccgggaagctccccttccaggaccatcattccctctgtcttttctgtctgggcgagacccattcgcccgccacttgcaagcattgcaaggaattcaccaagGCGACCCTAAAATCTCGTCAGCAACGCCTCAAGTATTTTCTGTGGAATCGCACTCTGTCAGCTTCGCAACCTTCAGACATGGAATCTGTCCAGTCGGTCTCCACTGTTCGTTCAGAGGTGACcttggtctcctcttcccctccatcgACATCTAAGGAGGTCTCCAAGAAGTCTTCCAAAGGAAAATCTAAGAAATTGCCTGCCGGCAAAAAGTCTTCCTCCGAGGTACCCTCTTCTTCATCCTCGGCACCGACGAAGAAGGGATCGTCCAAGCCTGCGCCGAAGGCTAAGGCAAAGACCAAGGAAATTACCCTGGTCGTACCACCTGTTTCGGCGTCAGTGCCTTCTCCATTCCTCGAGGAGTCTTCTCGGGACCGGGATTCGGTCTCCGACTTGggcgcccccattccacctcgccaaccgcCACCGGTGGATTTGGGCAAgtcgcctacggttagccagctcgacaagctcgttgccggcgccgagAGCGTACCGCTCAGCCCGATACTTACCGGGCGAACCACCCGATCCCCTTCACTCCTGTCGGAGTCGGGGCGTTCGGTATCTCCTCGCCCTCCACGGGGTCGACCTACCCAACCGATCGAAGAACCAGTCCCTCGGCGCCCAGCTTCTCACTCCGCCGCCGACGAACCGCTGCCGAAGAAGCCCCGCCGTCGACACAAGCACCgtcgaggccaccgacgccgaagggactcctcaccgtccgactcagattacagtcggggtcggaagaggtcccaccggagacggcgaagaagAGATTCGTCCACCGAGTCCTCTTCGACCTCGAGAGaaaggagacataggagaaagagaaccAAGTACTCCTATTCCTCGTCCTCTCGCTCCCGGTCTCCACGTCGAAGCCCTCTCCCGAAGAGACCTGTGGATAAGGGCTCCGAGAAACCATCGGCGCCGAAAGACGCTCCCATCGTCCCTCCTGATGCACCACTGCAACCTCAGGATGGGATTCCTCCGTGCCCGAAAACGGCACCCTCGGGCTCGGGAAtacctccccctccttcttcctatCCTTCCGAGGAAGACCATGCCAAGGAAGATTCCTCCGACGTCGAAGACGACAACGAGTCTGAGGTCTCCCTAGACGTCCCTATTCCGGGGGAGCCTTTACCTCCAGAGGCAGCTAACCTTAAACCATCTTCTCCGTCGGAAGATTTTTCCTCCTACACTCAGATGGTTGCTCGTATGGCCCAAGCTCTAAAGCTAGCGGTCGAACAGTCTCCAAGAAGGGAAGAGAATTTAATCTTTGGAGACATTGAAGCGGAGAGGACACATCCAGTTAGTCTGTCCTTCATCCCAGAATTGATGGATCtcattaaggaattctgggagcatcctgccaATGCTACCACTATCTCCAAAAGGACTGAAAATCTGTACAGAATACACGGAGAAAAtacatcttttcttctcatgcatCCTGCTCCTAATTCCTTGATAGTGGAGTCTAGCTCTACTAAGACTCCAGCGAAAGGCCACCCTACACCAAccaacaaagagggaaggaagcttgaGATCCTGGCACGTCGCATGTATTCTATGACAACTTTCACCTTACGTGCTGTCAATTATCTGGTTGCTATGGGggcctaccaaaaacaactttggtctAGGGTTCTCCCGGCCCTTCAAACTGCGCCAGAAGATATACGACAACTCTGTTTGGATACACACGCTGAGGCCCTTACAGTGTCCAAATATCAACGACTTGCCGCCCGCCATGTCGCGGAAGCCACTTCTAAGAACTTTGCCTCCCTCATCACCTTgaggagacatgcttggctgcgTTCAGCTAACATCGTGGAGGACATTAAAACCAGGGTAGAAAACCTCCCCTTCGATGCTTCTGGTCTTTTCAGCCAAAACACCGATGACAACCTGGAAAGTTTGCACAAGAGTAAAAAGACAGCCAAGTCCTACTCAGTGCAACCTCAAACTAAACAGTTCAAACCACAGTGGCGCCCTAAGTACACTTCCCCTTCCTATCAACAGCCATCCACCAGCACTTACCGTTCTTATGGAGGCACCTCTTCTCAGCGTCCTCCTCAGGCCCCATCCTCTTCCTCTGTAGCTTTCAGACCACAGCCACCTCGTAGAAAGCAGTCCTTCAAGACGTctgcaaggaaacaaaaacagtacctttga